A single region of the Thermodesulfatator indicus DSM 15286 genome encodes:
- the purB gene encoding adenylosuccinate lyase has translation MIPRYTREVMAKLWSPEEKLRAWLLVEVLAAEAWAKLGKVPESAIKVIQEKTKPFLEEGFSPEDVAKVEEIERETRHDVIAFLTYMERVIGPEGRYLHLGMTSSDMLDTAMAWLMKRAMEIITEDTDELLQVLKRRALEHKDTVMIGRTHGIHAEPITFGLKFALWYEEMRRNKKRLEAALETISYGKISGAVGTFAHIEPEVETYVCEKMGLKPEPVSNQVVQRDRYAEYMAALAVLAGTVEKIATEIRHLQRTEVLEAEEFFAKGQKGSSAMPHKRNPILSENLCGLARMVRGYVMPALENDALWHERDISHSSVERVIVPDATTLSDFMLKRLTGMLDKLVVYPERMQRNLNLLRGLIYTQPLLLALTEKGLPRQEAYVLVQRRAMEVWEDENKTFPEVVKSDPEITRHISSDELEKIFDLNHYLRHVDTIFRRVFG, from the coding sequence ATGATTCCACGTTATACCCGCGAGGTAATGGCCAAACTATGGAGCCCAGAAGAAAAGTTAAGGGCCTGGCTCCTGGTGGAAGTGCTAGCCGCTGAAGCCTGGGCCAAGCTTGGAAAAGTCCCAGAAAGCGCCATAAAAGTTATTCAGGAAAAGACAAAGCCTTTTCTCGAAGAAGGCTTTAGCCCTGAAGACGTAGCCAAGGTAGAAGAAATTGAGCGTGAGACCCGCCACGATGTTATCGCCTTCTTAACTTACATGGAACGCGTAATCGGCCCTGAAGGCCGCTATCTCCACCTGGGCATGACTTCTTCTGATATGCTAGATACGGCTATGGCCTGGCTCATGAAACGGGCCATGGAAATCATCACAGAAGACACAGACGAACTCCTTCAAGTCCTTAAACGCCGCGCTCTTGAACACAAAGATACAGTCATGATTGGCCGCACTCATGGTATTCACGCTGAGCCCATAACTTTTGGCTTAAAGTTTGCCTTATGGTATGAAGAGATGCGCCGCAATAAAAAGCGCCTTGAAGCCGCCCTTGAGACGATTTCTTACGGCAAAATCTCAGGAGCCGTAGGCACCTTTGCCCATATTGAACCTGAAGTTGAGACCTATGTTTGCGAAAAAATGGGCCTTAAACCCGAGCCGGTCTCAAACCAGGTGGTTCAGCGAGACCGCTACGCTGAGTACATGGCCGCGCTGGCGGTGCTGGCGGGCACGGTAGAAAAAATTGCCACCGAGATAAGGCATCTTCAGCGCACGGAAGTACTTGAGGCCGAAGAGTTTTTTGCCAAAGGCCAAAAAGGTTCCTCGGCTATGCCGCACAAACGAAACCCTATCCTTTCAGAAAATCTGTGCGGCTTAGCACGCATGGTGCGCGGCTATGTCATGCCTGCCCTTGAAAACGACGCCCTTTGGCACGAGCGCGATATAAGCCATTCTTCGGTTGAGAGGGTAATAGTGCCAGATGCTACCACTCTTTCTGACTTTATGCTCAAGCGCTTAACCGGCATGCTTGATAAGCTTGTAGTTTACCCCGAACGCATGCAAAGGAATTTAAACTTGCTAAGGGGGCTAATTTATACCCAGCCGCTTCTTTTAGCCCTAACTGAAAAGGGCCTTCCACGACAGGAGGCCTATGTTTTGGTTCAGCGAAGGGCCATGGAAGTTTGGGAAGATGAAAACAAAACCTTTCCTGAAGTGGTAAAAAGTGACCCTGAGATAACCAGGCATATTTCTTCTGACGAATTAGAAAAGATTTTTGACCTTAACCACTACCTGCGGCATGTGGATACTATTTTTAGGCGGGTTTTTGGCTAA